The Chryseolinea soli genome contains a region encoding:
- a CDS encoding CRTAC1 family protein, protein MKPKLLLSILMFMCVVQSCQHKPTCHEEMVAILKKFDQEASVASNQWYPQAGLVHMDSLLKSPHSTLSEIRYCKYLKAGILLELGQEEQSIQLLEELTSADVNHQFLPFWKDLALAYLRQGERSNCISNHAAESCILPVKDMGVHSDPEGSRKAIDIFTKLIALNPGDLESGWLLNLAYMTLGEYPQGVPPQYLIPNLQGDTTVKVKPFQDIAGELKLDVKNMAGGSIVEDFDNDGYLDIMSSGWGTTEGMHYFKNNGNGSFTDRSDKIGLEGITGGLNIVQADYNNDGFKDVLVLRGAWKMEYGKEPNSLLKNNGDGTFMDVTTQAGLLSFHPTQTATWNDFNNDGWLDLFIGNETPTNTLAEKHPCELFINNQDGTFREVAQEAHCDVVSFVKGVTSGDYDNDGWKDLFISTTSRERKLLKNTGQQGKEIAFIEVTLPAGLANEHGNSFPTWFWDYDNDGWLDIFACDYTFSKSLGYYEAAEKLDLPAGNPEKMLLYHNNHDGTFTNVAPEANLNTNVFAMGANFGDIDNDGFLDMYLGSGNPDYKSLVPNKMFKNLGGQKFADVTASARVGHLQKGHGVSFGDLDNDGDQDIYIDLGGAYVGDAYQNSLFLNPGQNNNNWICLMLEGTKSNRAAIGSRIKITFRENGVSRSVYRDVNTGGSFGSSTLRREIGLGTAEKIDEIEIRWHGSGDVQRFKDVKVNQFLKIKEGSNTAEPVNLKPLMWTLPDKLCLPVGNS, encoded by the coding sequence ATGAAACCAAAATTACTTTTGTCGATACTCATGTTCATGTGTGTGGTGCAGTCGTGCCAGCACAAGCCAACGTGTCATGAAGAGATGGTCGCGATCCTGAAGAAATTTGATCAGGAGGCCAGCGTGGCGAGCAACCAATGGTATCCGCAGGCTGGGCTCGTGCACATGGATTCGCTTTTGAAATCGCCGCACAGCACGCTCAGCGAGATCCGGTATTGCAAATATTTGAAAGCAGGGATCCTTTTGGAACTGGGTCAGGAAGAACAATCCATCCAACTGCTGGAAGAATTGACCAGCGCGGATGTGAACCACCAATTTCTGCCGTTCTGGAAAGACCTGGCGTTGGCTTACCTGCGCCAGGGTGAACGGTCGAACTGTATTTCGAATCATGCGGCCGAATCGTGTATCCTTCCCGTGAAGGACATGGGCGTGCACAGCGATCCGGAAGGCTCCAGAAAGGCCATCGACATTTTTACAAAACTCATTGCCCTGAATCCGGGCGATCTTGAGTCGGGATGGTTGTTGAATCTGGCCTACATGACCTTGGGGGAATATCCCCAGGGTGTGCCGCCACAGTATTTGATCCCCAACCTCCAGGGCGACACCACGGTGAAAGTGAAACCGTTTCAGGACATTGCCGGCGAGTTGAAACTCGACGTGAAGAACATGGCCGGCGGAAGCATCGTGGAAGATTTTGACAACGATGGCTATCTCGACATCATGTCGTCGGGATGGGGCACCACTGAAGGAATGCACTATTTCAAAAACAACGGTAATGGAAGCTTTACCGATCGCTCCGACAAGATCGGACTGGAGGGCATTACCGGTGGACTGAATATCGTGCAGGCCGACTATAACAACGACGGCTTCAAAGATGTGCTGGTGTTGCGGGGGGCGTGGAAAATGGAATACGGAAAAGAACCCAACTCGCTGCTGAAGAACAACGGCGATGGCACCTTCATGGACGTGACCACCCAAGCCGGTCTGCTCTCTTTTCACCCGACGCAGACCGCCACCTGGAACGATTTCAACAACGATGGCTGGCTTGACCTGTTCATCGGTAACGAAACGCCAACCAACACATTGGCCGAAAAGCATCCGTGCGAACTGTTTATCAACAACCAGGACGGCACCTTTCGGGAAGTGGCCCAGGAAGCACATTGCGATGTGGTCAGCTTTGTGAAGGGCGTGACGTCGGGCGACTATGACAACGATGGGTGGAAAGACCTTTTTATCTCCACCACCAGCCGCGAACGGAAATTGCTCAAGAACACCGGGCAGCAAGGCAAAGAGATTGCCTTTATAGAAGTGACGTTACCGGCCGGTCTGGCCAATGAACACGGAAATTCTTTTCCCACCTGGTTCTGGGACTACGACAACGATGGATGGCTCGACATCTTTGCCTGCGACTATACCTTCAGCAAATCGCTGGGCTATTATGAAGCGGCAGAGAAACTGGATTTGCCGGCGGGCAATCCCGAGAAGATGTTGCTGTATCATAACAATCACGACGGCACCTTCACCAACGTGGCCCCCGAGGCCAATCTGAACACCAATGTGTTTGCTATGGGAGCCAACTTTGGCGACATCGACAACGACGGCTTCCTGGACATGTATCTGGGCTCGGGCAACCCCGACTATAAATCGCTTGTGCCCAATAAAATGTTTAAGAATCTCGGTGGCCAAAAGTTTGCCGATGTCACGGCCTCGGCCCGCGTGGGACACTTGCAGAAAGGCCACGGCGTTTCGTTTGGCGATCTTGACAACGACGGCGACCAAGACATCTACATCGATCTGGGTGGCGCTTACGTTGGCGATGCTTATCAAAATTCGTTGTTCCTGAACCCAGGCCAGAACAACAATAATTGGATCTGCCTGATGCTGGAAGGGACCAAGTCAAATCGCGCTGCGATCGGTTCTCGCATAAAGATCACGTTCCGCGAAAACGGTGTGTCGCGCAGCGTGTATCGCGATGTGAACACGGGCGGTTCGTTTGGCTCATCCACGTTGCGCAGAGAGATCGGGTTGGGGACCGCGGAGAAAATAGACGAAATTGAAATACGCTGGCATGGCTCGGGCGACGTGCAACGCTTCAAAGATGTTAAGGTCAATCAGTTCTTAAAGATCAAGGAAGGAAGCAACACCGCCGAACCGGTGAATCTCAAACCCCTGATGTGGACGTTGCCGGACAAACTGTGTCTTCCGGTTGGGAACAGTTGA
- a CDS encoding CRTAC1 family protein: MKQKIPSMLAFAMTVVLVVACSMELQPRKASSHKEMIRILKSVKNDSFNHKNIFAPEARLPYLDSLLAAPNSTAGEIRHSQYQKAIALLELGREEEAVRLLERLTKDNTPYLTPAIRKTLAVAYLRQGERSNCIANHAAESCILPIQGLGVHQDQDGSRKAIALYQDLLKTDPGNLEARWLLNVAYMTLGEYPQHVPAKFLLPDMQGDTTFQINAFQDVAGDLKLDIKNMAGGSIADDFNNDGYLDLITSGWGLADPMHFFVNNANGTFSDATDKSGLKDITGGLNLLQADYDNDGNKDVLVLRGAWKRDFGKEPNSLLRNNGDGTFTDVTTASGLLSFHPTQTATWNDFNNDGWLDLFIGNETVIGGNNEQHPCELYINNQDGTFREVARQAHCDVLNYVKGVTSGDYDNDGWKDIFISTMDGERKLLKNRGLQQKEIVFENVTKAAGLAAETGNTFPTWFWDYDNDGWLDIFACDYTFEKSLAYYSAAEKLNIAAGNLEKMLLYRNNHDGTFTNVANEVGLNKNVFAMGSNFGDIDNDGFLDMYLGSGNPLYQSLVPNKMFQNIGGKSFADVTASARVGHLQKGHGVSFADMDNDGDQDIYIEMGGAYEGDAYQNSFFLNPGQKDNNRWIDLTLEGTTSNRSAIGTQVKLTFKEKGIARSVYRDVNSGGSFGASPLRREIGVGQAEIIDQIEIRWHGSGKVQVFNNIRPNQFLKITEGSDAIESVHLNAIQWVLPDRLCYPMVSKAKRN; the protein is encoded by the coding sequence ATGAAACAAAAGATACCTTCGATGCTGGCTTTTGCGATGACCGTTGTTTTGGTCGTCGCCTGCAGCATGGAGTTGCAGCCCAGGAAAGCATCCAGTCACAAAGAAATGATTCGCATACTGAAAAGTGTGAAGAACGATTCGTTTAATCATAAAAACATATTCGCTCCGGAAGCCAGACTTCCTTACCTGGACTCGTTGCTGGCCGCGCCCAACAGCACAGCGGGAGAGATCCGCCATAGCCAATATCAGAAAGCCATCGCCTTGCTGGAACTGGGGCGCGAAGAGGAAGCCGTCCGCCTCCTGGAGCGTCTCACCAAAGACAACACGCCCTATCTGACACCGGCCATCCGGAAGACGCTGGCTGTGGCCTACCTGCGCCAGGGCGAGCGTTCCAATTGCATTGCTAATCATGCCGCCGAATCGTGCATACTGCCCATCCAAGGTCTGGGGGTTCACCAGGATCAGGATGGCTCGCGCAAAGCGATCGCTCTTTATCAGGACCTGTTGAAGACAGACCCTGGCAACCTGGAAGCCCGATGGCTGCTGAACGTGGCCTACATGACATTGGGGGAATATCCACAACACGTACCCGCCAAGTTTCTTCTGCCCGACATGCAAGGCGACACCACGTTCCAGATCAACGCCTTCCAGGACGTTGCCGGCGACCTGAAGCTTGACATCAAGAACATGGCCGGCGGAAGCATCGCCGACGACTTCAACAACGACGGCTACCTGGATCTCATCACGTCGGGCTGGGGTCTGGCCGATCCCATGCACTTCTTTGTGAACAATGCCAACGGAACGTTTAGCGATGCGACCGACAAGTCGGGCTTAAAAGATATTACCGGTGGACTAAATCTCTTGCAAGCCGACTATGACAACGATGGCAACAAAGACGTGCTGGTCTTGCGGGGTGCGTGGAAAAGGGACTTTGGAAAAGAACCCAACTCGCTCCTGAGAAACAACGGCGACGGCACTTTCACCGATGTGACCACCGCCAGCGGCTTGCTTTCGTTTCATCCCACGCAAACGGCCACCTGGAACGACTTCAACAACGACGGCTGGCTCGACCTTTTCATCGGCAATGAAACTGTGATCGGTGGAAACAACGAACAGCATCCCTGCGAACTTTACATCAACAACCAGGATGGCACGTTCCGGGAAGTGGCGCGCCAGGCGCACTGCGATGTGCTCAACTATGTGAAGGGCGTTACCTCTGGCGATTACGACAATGATGGCTGGAAAGATATTTTCATCTCCACCATGGACGGCGAACGAAAGCTCCTGAAAAACCGGGGCCTGCAGCAAAAGGAGATCGTGTTCGAAAACGTGACGAAAGCGGCAGGCCTCGCCGCAGAAACCGGCAACACGTTTCCCACCTGGTTCTGGGATTATGACAACGATGGCTGGCTCGACATTTTTGCCTGCGACTATACCTTCGAAAAATCGCTGGCCTATTATTCGGCAGCCGAGAAGTTGAACATCGCCGCCGGCAACCTCGAAAAAATGTTGCTGTACAGAAACAACCACGACGGCACCTTCACCAATGTCGCCAACGAAGTGGGGCTCAACAAAAATGTGTTTGCCATGGGATCGAACTTTGGCGACATCGACAACGACGGCTTTCTCGACATGTACCTGGGCAGTGGCAACCCGTTGTATCAATCGCTCGTCCCCAACAAAATGTTCCAGAACATCGGCGGTAAATCCTTTGCCGATGTGACGGCGTCGGCCCGGGTTGGTCATTTGCAAAAGGGACACGGTGTTTCGTTTGCCGACATGGACAACGACGGCGACCAGGATATTTACATCGAGATGGGCGGTGCCTATGAGGGCGACGCTTATCAAAACTCTTTCTTTCTGAACCCCGGACAAAAGGACAACAACCGCTGGATCGACCTCACGCTGGAAGGCACCACTTCTAACCGCTCGGCGATTGGCACACAAGTGAAGCTGACGTTCAAAGAAAAGGGCATCGCCCGGAGTGTTTACCGCGATGTGAATTCGGGCGGCAGCTTTGGGGCTTCGCCGCTGCGACGCGAGATCGGTGTGGGACAGGCAGAGATCATCGACCAGATCGAAATCCGCTGGCACGGCAGCGGCAAGGTTCAGGTCTTCAACAACATCAGGCCCAACCAATTTCTGAAAATAACGGAAGGCAGCGACGCGATCGAATCGGTGCACCTCAACGCGATCCAATGGGTGTTGCCCGACCGGTTGTGTTATCCGATGGTGAGCAAAGCCAAAAGGAATTGA
- a CDS encoding Crp/Fnr family transcriptional regulator, which translates to MSIDKLFTSFDRYIPLDEPERADLKERVIERKIKRRQLILTEDEVCRHHTFVVEGCFKVFQVDKKGVEHNLQFAAENDWIMIVDSFYSETKSKVNIEAIEPSTILQISRPDFVYFLRTYPKFDRNFRVIVETRFAELENRLLQIVSSTAEERYLAFLRQYPQLSQRLPNTQIASYLGITPEFLSTIRKEIAQRRAHP; encoded by the coding sequence GTGTCCATAGACAAACTATTTACCAGTTTTGACAGGTACATTCCCCTGGACGAACCCGAAAGGGCAGATCTAAAAGAGCGGGTCATTGAACGGAAGATCAAACGAAGACAGCTCATTCTGACCGAGGATGAGGTGTGCCGACATCACACGTTTGTCGTCGAGGGATGTTTCAAGGTATTCCAGGTCGACAAAAAGGGCGTGGAACACAACCTGCAATTTGCCGCCGAAAATGACTGGATCATGATCGTCGACAGCTTTTATTCGGAAACGAAAAGCAAGGTAAATATTGAAGCGATCGAACCTTCCACGATTCTCCAGATCAGCCGGCCAGACTTTGTTTATTTTTTGAGAACATATCCAAAGTTCGACAGGAATTTTAGAGTGATCGTCGAGACCCGGTTTGCCGAATTGGAGAACCGGTTGTTGCAAATCGTCAGCTCCACCGCTGAAGAACGGTATCTTGCCTTTCTCCGTCAATATCCCCAGTTGTCGCAACGGTTGCCCAATACCCAAATTGCCTCCTACTTGGGGATCACCCCTGAATTCCTGAGCACGATCCGCAAGGAGATCGCACAGAGAAGAGCGCACCCTTAA
- a CDS encoding alpha/beta hydrolase fold domain-containing protein, with the protein MENVLKFRESYDQKPHPYDAAPTVSITPVMIEGVTCYWFTPEDPSPDRIIIYLHGGGFAAGSIRTHGNMVSHFAKELHTKILFIEYALAPEHPYPAGLNDTLTVYRELADRYPGHQLNLIGDSAGASMIISAIGEMLKQHLPLPDAVVLISPWVSLACDYPSMEENAQLDQTLNKDMLQRFARAYTGNVPLEVSSPKKKSLTQFPPVLVMVGTNEVLLDDSKYFYNDIKNIQGKSRLSIYDDQPHSWMKKDIYKEASRRALAEIAEFIGA; encoded by the coding sequence ATGGAAAACGTACTAAAATTCAGGGAAAGCTATGACCAAAAGCCTCACCCTTATGACGCTGCGCCAACGGTATCCATAACACCGGTCATGATCGAAGGAGTAACCTGTTACTGGTTCACCCCGGAAGACCCGTCGCCAGACAGGATCATTATTTATTTACATGGCGGCGGTTTCGCTGCAGGGTCTATCCGAACGCACGGAAATATGGTCAGTCACTTTGCAAAGGAGCTCCATACGAAAATTCTTTTTATTGAGTATGCCCTGGCACCGGAGCATCCATATCCCGCCGGCCTGAACGACACATTAACAGTTTACCGGGAATTAGCCGATCGCTATCCGGGACATCAGCTAAACCTCATTGGCGACAGCGCCGGTGCCAGCATGATCATTTCCGCCATTGGAGAAATGCTCAAACAACACCTCCCCTTGCCCGACGCTGTCGTGTTGATTTCTCCCTGGGTCAGCCTGGCGTGCGACTATCCGTCGATGGAAGAAAACGCACAGCTGGATCAGACCCTAAACAAGGACATGCTTCAACGCTTTGCCCGGGCTTATACGGGGAACGTCCCCCTCGAAGTTTCGAGCCCGAAAAAAAAGTCGCTCACCCAATTTCCACCCGTGCTGGTTATGGTGGGCACGAATGAAGTATTGCTGGATGACAGTAAGTATTTTTATAATGACATAAAAAATATTCAGGGCAAGTCCAGGTTGAGTATCTATGATGATCAACCCCATTCCTGGATGAAGAAGGACATCTACAAGGAAGCCTCCCGGCGGGCATTGGCGGAGATCGCTGAGTTTATAGGGGCATGA
- a CDS encoding PLP-dependent aminotransferase family protein, which produces MQLVNELLQIDRSSDTPLYLQITNAFIQNIHLGRLRKGLKLPGSREIADALHINRMTVVAAFQELEAQGWIETLARKGTFVKVDPSALSPKKISDNRGEFRLPQKTGFKYDAKEISPTPLSDFPSAGKIILRDGGYPDVRMAPIEDLVRKIRSLSRMSSNKKYLMYGNAQGTLYLREHLAAFLCDTRGLRITPDNILITKGAQMAIYIAASLLVKPSEEIIVGTPGYIGAHSTFEQLGARINYVPVDEDGLDIDAVEKICQKKSIRMVYVIPHHHHPTTATLTPEKRIRLLELAAKFKFAIMEDDYDYDFHYAGKPMMPMASLDLNGNVVYLGTLTKSLAPAIRLGFIVAPVEFIRAATYFRKYIDSHGDSIIENAIAEMFKDGTIVRHLKKSVKLYKERRDHFCSLLTSELGKHVSFKIPEGGMLVWVTFLKNNLPLVSEKALAKGLVMGNGTDYDTKRKKYNAVGMGFASLNFKEQEKAVQILKEILE; this is translated from the coding sequence ATGCAGCTTGTAAATGAATTACTCCAGATCGACAGGTCGTCGGATACGCCGCTTTACCTGCAAATCACGAACGCGTTTATTCAAAACATCCATCTGGGAAGGCTTCGAAAAGGACTAAAACTACCCGGTTCACGGGAGATCGCGGACGCCCTGCACATCAACCGCATGACGGTGGTGGCGGCCTTTCAGGAACTGGAGGCACAAGGATGGATAGAAACGCTGGCCAGAAAGGGAACCTTTGTAAAGGTGGATCCTTCTGCGCTATCTCCAAAGAAAATAAGCGACAACCGGGGGGAATTCAGATTACCCCAAAAGACGGGATTCAAATATGATGCAAAAGAAATCTCGCCCACCCCTCTTTCTGATTTTCCTTCGGCCGGAAAAATAATTTTGCGGGATGGCGGCTATCCGGACGTGCGCATGGCGCCCATTGAAGACCTGGTCAGAAAAATAAGAAGTCTTTCGCGGATGTCGTCCAACAAAAAATACCTGATGTATGGAAATGCACAAGGGACACTTTACTTAAGAGAACACCTGGCTGCATTTTTATGCGACACCCGGGGCCTGCGGATCACACCCGATAATATTCTGATCACCAAAGGTGCCCAGATGGCCATCTATATCGCCGCGTCGCTACTGGTAAAGCCAAGCGAAGAGATCATTGTCGGGACGCCCGGATACATCGGGGCGCATTCAACTTTTGAGCAACTCGGTGCCCGGATCAATTATGTACCGGTTGATGAAGATGGATTGGACATCGACGCGGTCGAAAAGATCTGCCAGAAGAAAAGCATCCGGATGGTGTATGTCATTCCGCATCATCATCACCCCACGACAGCAACACTCACTCCTGAAAAGCGGATCCGTCTTCTGGAACTGGCGGCAAAATTCAAATTCGCCATCATGGAAGATGACTACGACTATGATTTTCATTATGCCGGCAAGCCGATGATGCCCATGGCCAGTCTTGATCTGAATGGAAATGTGGTTTATTTAGGTACGCTCACCAAGTCATTGGCTCCCGCCATCCGGTTAGGGTTTATCGTAGCGCCCGTGGAGTTTATCCGCGCGGCTACATATTTCCGAAAATATATCGACTCGCATGGAGACAGCATCATTGAAAATGCCATTGCGGAAATGTTCAAGGATGGTACCATTGTGAGACACCTCAAGAAATCCGTGAAGCTTTATAAAGAACGAAGAGATCATTTCTGCAGCCTGCTGACGAGCGAGTTGGGGAAACATGTCTCTTTTAAAATTCCGGAAGGCGGAATGCTGGTATGGGTTACTTTCTTAAAAAATAATCTGCCGTTGGTCTCTGAGAAAGCCCTTGCAAAAGGACTAGTCATGGGCAATGGCACCGACTACGATACAAAAAGAAAAAAATACAACGCCGTGGGTATGGGCTTTGCCTCTTTAAATTTTAAAGAGCAGGAGAAAGCTGTTCAGATCCTGAAAGAGATTTTGGAATAA
- a CDS encoding right-handed parallel beta-helix repeat-containing protein — translation MRRRILGLLGAVLLFPMAVIAQSGCKFTISTAATEWQFDGAAKGVKPGDRICFKGGTRTGIKLINIHGTAALPVIISNESNSSVIISAPASFGNAVEVDNVTYVRFTGSNNPSVKYGIEITGAEMGINFQQLSSDFEVDHLYVHNTNCVGIVAKTDPTCDASTWRGNFTMKNTSFHDNLISNTGCEGFYIGNSHYDSGVGMTCNGTSLTVKEHDVVNVKVYNNTVQTTGNEGIQVGSAISGCEVHHNSVTNFGTHSGYGQDNGFQAGGGTTQAKVHDNIIDTGNGYCVWDSGGGGIYYNNVIRGGLMGGFSLIDYAGNYAPTGFMVMNNTIVNCSQFDIMMYEGPPTATSRIANNIFVTDQGSSFTYIKYNSRAAQALTVEANNLKTNNIASVKFVNAAGGDFHLLTGSPAINAGIDLLSYGVTVDKDGKVRIGAYDQGAFEFGGTSSNQSPSVNAGSDKTVSLPTTSVALTGTASDPDGSISSYTWTKVSGSTATLTNATTATLSVTGLVAGTYVFRLTVKDNAGATASDDVTVTVRTNTTPIVSVGASILNITTSTTTIIGTASDPDGTISTYTWTKLSGGAATMTNANTATLSLSGLVTGTYVFRLTVKDNSGATAYATKTVVAVVTSTNAAPTVSAGSAKNLVLPTNSTSLVGSASDKDGTIASYAWAKVSGGTCTLSNTASSTASVSGMAEGSYVFRLTVKDNKGAAASADASVSVSKGAITRFSFRPAAASISGWISVAGAPHASVITATDPATTITVSSVATGQWNPANYGTPTSSYAGGVANGTVQPAAVVKNNWFNYNAAYGTTVNGVLQGDNLKLTRLNPAHRYTLQMGASRAAGSGSTDQYGTFEYRVGGVVKTLTVTNNATLQVEYAGLAPNANGEIGISARKMVGSAMNFGYVGWVVVIDLTQEQALTAKGIAVGRTIDVALAPATDDTAVDSTTTVTTPSVDDFVFLDNHYPGGYDYTLVIFDGSGRRIHQGKWSPAMYEEIFIPGELYIYHVLQNGKRIDTGKTAIVQR, via the coding sequence ATGAGAAGAAGGATTTTAGGTTTGTTGGGAGCCGTGCTGCTATTCCCTATGGCAGTCATTGCTCAAAGCGGCTGCAAGTTCACCATTTCCACCGCGGCAACGGAGTGGCAATTTGATGGAGCAGCCAAAGGAGTGAAACCGGGGGACAGGATCTGTTTCAAAGGGGGAACCCGGACGGGTATTAAGCTTATCAATATCCATGGCACGGCAGCACTGCCGGTTATCATCTCGAATGAAAGCAATAGTTCGGTCATCATCAGCGCACCAGCGTCGTTCGGAAACGCCGTTGAGGTCGATAACGTGACCTACGTGAGGTTCACGGGCAGCAACAATCCATCGGTTAAATACGGCATTGAGATCACCGGCGCAGAGATGGGGATCAACTTCCAACAGTTGAGCTCCGATTTCGAGGTCGATCACCTTTATGTTCATAACACGAATTGTGTGGGCATTGTGGCCAAGACCGACCCCACCTGCGACGCTTCCACCTGGAGGGGCAACTTCACGATGAAGAATACATCGTTTCACGACAACTTAATCAGCAACACGGGATGCGAAGGATTTTACATAGGGAATTCACACTACGACTCAGGCGTAGGCATGACTTGTAACGGCACCAGCCTTACCGTGAAGGAACACGATGTGGTGAACGTGAAGGTCTATAACAATACAGTACAAACCACCGGGAACGAGGGCATCCAAGTCGGGTCGGCCATTTCGGGTTGCGAAGTGCACCACAACTCCGTGACCAACTTCGGCACACATAGTGGCTATGGACAGGACAATGGCTTCCAGGCCGGCGGCGGTACCACACAAGCAAAAGTACACGACAACATCATCGATACCGGTAACGGCTATTGCGTCTGGGATTCCGGAGGCGGTGGCATCTATTACAACAACGTCATCCGCGGCGGCTTGATGGGAGGTTTCTCTTTGATCGACTATGCCGGCAATTATGCTCCGACCGGATTCATGGTGATGAACAACACCATCGTGAACTGCTCGCAATTCGATATCATGATGTACGAGGGCCCACCTACCGCCACGTCGCGGATTGCCAATAACATTTTTGTGACGGATCAGGGGAGCAGCTTCACCTATATTAAATACAACAGCCGCGCGGCACAGGCGCTCACGGTGGAAGCCAACAACCTGAAGACAAACAACATCGCCAGCGTGAAGTTTGTCAATGCGGCCGGCGGGGATTTTCACTTGCTGACGGGCTCACCGGCCATCAATGCGGGTATAGACTTGCTTTCCTATGGCGTGACCGTTGACAAGGACGGCAAGGTGCGCATTGGCGCATACGACCAGGGCGCTTTTGAATTTGGAGGGACATCATCGAATCAATCTCCTTCGGTGAATGCCGGTTCGGATAAAACCGTGAGCCTGCCCACTACTTCTGTTGCCCTTACGGGCACGGCTTCCGATCCGGACGGCTCCATCAGCAGCTACACCTGGACGAAGGTATCGGGTTCGACGGCCACATTGACGAACGCCACCACCGCCACCTTGAGCGTCACCGGCCTGGTAGCCGGCACCTACGTATTCCGTCTGACCGTGAAAGATAATGCAGGCGCCACCGCCAGTGACGACGTGACGGTGACCGTTCGTACGAACACTACGCCAATCGTAAGCGTGGGTGCATCCATACTGAACATCACCACGTCTACCACTACCATCATCGGCACGGCTTCCGACCCGGACGGTACCATTTCCACTTACACGTGGACAAAACTGTCCGGCGGCGCTGCCACCATGACCAATGCCAACACGGCTACACTGAGTCTTAGCGGCCTGGTAACCGGCACCTATGTCTTCCGTCTCACCGTAAAAGACAACAGCGGTGCCACGGCCTATGCGACGAAGACCGTTGTTGCCGTCGTCACCAGCACCAACGCAGCACCGACCGTGAGTGCGGGCAGCGCAAAAAATCTGGTGTTGCCCACCAATTCGACTTCGCTGGTGGGAAGCGCGTCCGACAAGGATGGTACCATCGCATCGTATGCATGGGCCAAAGTTTCCGGAGGTACCTGTACGCTTTCTAACACCGCGTCGTCTACGGCTTCGGTGAGTGGCATGGCGGAAGGTTCTTATGTTTTCCGTTTGACTGTGAAAGATAACAAAGGTGCTGCGGCCAGCGCCGATGCTTCGGTGAGCGTTTCCAAAGGCGCCATCACGCGTTTCAGCTTCAGGCCTGCGGCGGCCAGCATCAGCGGCTGGATCAGCGTGGCGGGTGCACCTCATGCCAGCGTGATCACAGCAACCGATCCGGCGACCACCATCACGGTGAGCAGCGTGGCTACCGGCCAGTGGAACCCTGCCAACTACGGCACGCCGACCAGTTCCTATGCCGGTGGTGTTGCCAACGGTACGGTTCAACCGGCCGCCGTGGTAAAGAACAACTGGTTCAACTACAACGCGGCGTATGGCACCACCGTGAACGGTGTGCTGCAAGGCGACAACCTGAAACTGACCCGGCTCAATCCTGCACACCGCTACACCCTGCAAATGGGTGCTTCGCGTGCTGCCGGCAGTGGGTCAACCGATCAATATGGCACATTCGAATACCGCGTAGGCGGTGTCGTGAAGACGTTGACCGTTACCAATAATGCCACGTTGCAAGTTGAATATGCCGGGCTTGCCCCGAACGCCAACGGCGAGATCGGCATCAGCGCACGCAAGATGGTCGGCAGCGCGATGAACTTTGGCTATGTCGGTTGGGTCGTGGTCATTGACCTGACACAAGAACAAGCGCTGACTGCCAAGGGCATCGCGGTCGGCCGCACGATCGACGTAGCCCTCGCGCCGGCGACGGACGATACAGCGGTTGACTCGACGACGACGGTCACCACGCCTTCGGTAGATGACTTTGTGTTCCTCGACAACCACTACCCCGGTGGCTACGACTACACGCTCGTGATCTTCGACGGCTCCGGTCGTCGCATACATCAGGGCAAGTGGAGCCCGGCCATGTACGAGGAAATCTTCATACCCGGCGAATTGTATATCTACCACGTTCTCCAGAACGGCAAGCGGATAGACACAGGCAAGACGGCGATCGTGCAACGATAA